From the Musa acuminata AAA Group cultivar baxijiao chromosome BXJ1-2, Cavendish_Baxijiao_AAA, whole genome shotgun sequence genome, one window contains:
- the LOC135611349 gene encoding pentatricopeptide repeat-containing protein At5g56310-like, which translates to MAATLPSEISISHSTHDALPRCRVPSKSALISAMKVSSLLASSHDGRAVHARVVKAGLGTDRFVASSVISFYSSCSDLDSARKAFDGVLVKDVALQTALLIGYAQNGEITQARALFDGVMEKDVVAWNAMLSAYTHCGLPQDALQLFREMQMSNCRPNEVTLIGALSACSQIGCLALGEWIHGYLRRHPEVRRTTTLNNSLVHLYAKCGKINAALDTFLEHGSRDLESWNTMLTGFAINGCGTSALSLFSQMMKLGVRPDRISFVGVLMACSHFGMVDDARRCLDCMTRFYGIEPSAEHYGCLVDVLSRGGHLDEARSLLESMPCEADASAWGALLGGCFAHGKYELGIEAAVHLIQLQPLEEGRYVALQNLYAMVGRTEDALRVRKVMCDMGIRRSSGTSMIEVEGVVHEFLAGDL; encoded by the coding sequence ATGGCGGCAACGCTACCCTCGGAAATCTCCATTTCCCACAGCACACATGACGCTCTCCCTCGGTGTCGTGTGCCCAGCAAATCCGCCCTCATCTCCGCCATGAAGGTGAGCTCCCTTCTCGCGTCCTCCCATGACGGCAGAGCCGTCCATGCTCGCGTCGTCAAGGCCGGACTGGGGACCGACAGATTCGTCGCCAGCTCCGTCATCAGCTTTTACTCTTCCTGCTCCGACTTGGACTCTGCCCGCAAGGCGTTCGACGGAGTTCTTGTTAAGGATGTTGCGCTTCAGACCGCCTTGCTCATCGGCTACGCCCAGAATGGTGAAATTACCCAAGCGAGGGCCTTGTTCGATGGGGTGATGGAGAAGGACGTTGTTGCTTGGAACGCGATGTTGAGTGCTTACACTCACTGCGGGCTCCCGCAGGATGCTCTCCAACTGTTCAGGGAAATGCAGATGTCGAATTGTAGGCCGAACGAGGTCACGCTCATCGGTGCCCTCTCGGCTTGCTCTCAGATAGGCTGTCTTGCTTTGGGTGAATGGATCCATGGTTATCTCAGGAGGCATCCGGAGGTTAGGCGCACGACGACGCTGAACAATTCCCTCGTGCATCTGTATGCCAAGTGTGGAAAGATTAATGCTGCTTTGGATACGTTTCTTGAGCACGGTTCCAGGGACTTGGAGTCATGGAACACCATGTTGACTGGATTCGCGATAAACGGATGCGGAACCAGTGCTCTCTCCCTCTTCTCGCAGATGATGAAGCTTGGGGTGAGGCCGGACAGGATCAGCTTCGTCGGGGTTTTGATGGCTTGCAGTCACTTTGGCATGGTTGACGATGCTCGCAGATGTTTGGATTGCATGACAAGGTTCTACGGGATCGAGCCAAGCGCCGAGCACTATGGATGCCTGGTGGATGTTCTGTCTCGTGGAGGACATCTAGATGAGGCGAGATCGCTACTGGAGAGCATGCCGTGTGAAGCTGATGCATCTGCGTGGGGTGCTCTTTTAGGTGGATGCTTTGCCCACGGCAAGTATGAACTAGGCATAGAAGCTGCTGTGCATCTCATTCagctccaaccattggaagaaggTCGATATGTAGCGCTGCAGAATCTTTATGCTATGGTTGGTAGAACAGAAGATGCGTTGAGGGTGCGAAAGGTGATGTGTGATATGGGTATCAGGCGGTCTTCAGGGACAAGTATGATTGAAGTTGAAGGCGTTGTGCATGAGTTCTTAGCAGGAGATTTGTGA
- the LOC135597544 gene encoding rop guanine nucleotide exchange factor 1-like, translating into MGSVSSEEAEEEYASDQPNDGGGSHSHSPSAKVPGSDSSIDLSGRRFPVAGVPLHPGGDVLFWEANVEERATDFSEVEMMKERFAKLLLGEDMSGGAKGVCTALAISNAITNLSAAVFGELWRLEPLAPQKKTMWRREMDWLLSVSDYIVELVPSIQELPGGRSFEVMVSCHRTDLQMNLPALKKLDAMLLGMLDGFCNTEFWYVDRGFLVTDADEDASKTCPSSSFRRASSRQEEKWWLPCPGVPPTGLSEEARKRLQLSRDCANQILKAAMAINSAVLSEMETPDVYFETLPKYGKTCLGDIIYRYITADSFSPECLLDCLELSSEHHILEIANRIEAAIHVWRLKGQSKQSQSKAKNSWSGKFIGLVGDTERFLFLAERGEGLLQSLRLRYPALPQTILDMNKIQYNKDVGQSILESYSRVMESLAFNIVARIDDLIFVDDATKNCAAPESISIFNRGGLGGIPIHKRISPSPFSFQNTPSASPFCPSTPLIGSPVTVPSSLSKGSRQEQQEGKVERLISGNADEVWSYTRELCSRKETGDAPERN; encoded by the exons ATGGGGAGCGTCTCCTCCGAGGAGGCGGAGGAAGAGTACGCCTCCGACCAGCCGAACGATGGCGGGggcagccacagccacagccccaGCGCCAAGGTGCCCGGGTCCGACTCCTCCATCGATTTGTCTGGCCGCCGATTCCCCGTCGCCGGCGTCCCGCTGCATCCCGGAGGGGATGTGCTCTTCTGGGAGGCGAACGTGGAGGAGAGGGCGACGGATTTCTCCG AggtggagatgatgaaggagagATTTGCCAAGCTGCTCCTTGGCGAAGACATGTCGGGCGGTGCCAAAGGCGTCTGCACCGCTCTCGCGATCTCAAACGCCATCACGAATCTCTCCG CTGCAGTTTTTGGGGAATTATGGAGATTGGAGCCCCTGGCGCCGCAGAAGAAGACAATGTGGCGAAGGGAGATGGATTGGCTCTTGAGCGTAAGTGATTATATCGTGGAACTCGTCCCCTCCATCCAAGAGTTACCCGGCGGCAGGTCGTTCGAGGTGATGGTCTCTTGTCACCGCACTGATCTCCAGATGAACCTCCCAGCGCTCAAGAAGCTCGACGCAATGCTTCTTGGCATGCTGGATGGATTCTGCAATACTGAGTTCTGGTATGTAGACCGGGGATTCCTGGTCACTGATGCTGATGAAGATGCAAGCAAGACTTGTCCATCTTCCTCGTTCAGGAGGGCGTCTTCGAGGCAGGAGGAAAAATGGTGGTTACCTTGTCCGGGAGTTCCACCAACTGGTCTGTCAGAGGAGGCAAGGAAGAGATTGCAGCTGTCCAGGGATTGTGCGAATCAGATCCTGAAGGCAGCCATGGCAATCAATAGTGCAGTGCTCTCTGAGATGGAGACTCCTGATGTCTACTTTGAAACATTACCTAAG TATGGGAAAACCTGTTTAGGTGACATCATCTACCGCTACATAACCGCTGATTCATTTTCACCTGAGTGTCTACTCGACTGCTTAGAACTTTCATCTGAGCACCATATTCTAGAAATAGCGAATAGGATTGAGGCAGCAATACATGTTTGGCGGCTGAAGGGCCAAAGCAAGCAGTCTCAATCTAAGGCAAAGAACTCATGGAGTGGAAAGTTCATTGGACTTGTTGGTGACACGGAAAGATTTCTGTTCCTTGCAGAACGGGGTGAGGGTCTTTTGCAGAGCTTACGACTTCGTTACCCTGCTCTTCCACAGACTATTCTTGATATGAACAAGATTCAGTACAATAAG GATGTAGGGCAGTCTATACTTGAGAGCTACTCGAGGGTTATGGAGAGTTTGGCATTTAATATCGTGGCAAGGATTGATGACTTGATCTTTGTGGATGATGCTACAAAGAATTGTGCAGCTCCGGAATCCATTTCTATATTTAACCGGGGAGGACTGGGAGGAATTCCAATTCATAAGAGGATATCGCCCAGCCCATTCTCGTTTCAGAATACGCCTTCTGCCTCACCATTTTGTCCTTCCACTCCACTTATAGGAAGTCCAGTAACAGTGCCATCTTCCTTGAGCAAGGGCAGCCGACAAGAACAACAAGAGGGGAAGGTGGAGAGGCTTATTTCTGGCAATGCAGATGAGGTATGGTCATATACTAGGGAACTATGTTCGAGAAAAGAGACAGGTGATGCCCCTGAAAGGAACTGA
- the LOC135612448 gene encoding auxin-responsive protein SAUR64-like yields the protein MLNPKKLIKMVRKWQKVSALGRRRIMSKNSDTSATADSPSSLVASKGHVFMYTTDGKRFMVPLKYLTSSIFRELLRMSEEEFGLPTDGPITLPCEAACMDYIISLLHSRVPREVERAVLASIASSRCTTALAPEGLNQQLVLYGF from the coding sequence ATGCTGaacccaaagaagctcatcaagatGGTGAGGAAGTGGCAGAAGGTGTCTGCCTTGGGTAGGAGAAGAATCATGTCGAAGAATTCAGATACTAGTGCTACAGCAGACTCACCCAGTTCTCTGGTTGCAAGCAAAGGCCATGTGTTCATGTACACCACCGACGGCAAGCGCTTCATGGTGCCCTTGAAGTATCTAACCAGCAGCATCTTCCGGGAGCTCCTGAGGATGTCCGAGGAAGAGTTCGGTTTGCCGACCGATGGGCCGATAACGCTGCCGTGCGAAGCCGCCTGCATGGACTACATCATCTCCTTGCTTCACAGCCGAGTCCCAAGAGAGGTGGAGAGAGCTGTGCTTGCCTCCATCGCCAGTAGTCGGTGCACCACAGCTTTAGCTCCAGAGGGGCTCAACCAGCAGCTGGTCCTCTATGGCTTCTGA